The genomic interval CAGAATATTACAgcaaatgaagaagaagaagcattTCATCAGGCAATGCAACTAGCTATGTCTACGATTCTCCCTATGGTCTTGAAAGCTGCCATCGATCTTGATTTGTTAGAGATCATTGCAAAAGCTGGCCCTGCAGGCTGCAAGCTCTCTCCTATTGAGATTGCCTCTCACCTTCCTACGAAGAACCCTGATGCTTCATCAATCATTGACCGCATTCTTCGTCTTCTTGCTAGTCACTCCATTCTAACATGCGATCTTGCCACTAACGAAGATGGACATGTTCAAAGATTATATGGTTTAGCACCCGTCGCAAAATATTTCCTTCACAATGATGATGGAATTTCCCTTATTCCGACACTGACCACTTCAACGGACAAATATTTGCTTGGAGCTTGGTATTACTCTTTTATCCTATAATTAAATGTCCCTCTTCGCTTTCCCGGATTAGAACCTAATAGACTTTCAAGTTGGAATTTCAAATTCTTACTTGCAGGATATCCCAAAAGGGATCCTAATTGTTATTGCCTTGGTATAAACTTAATCAGAATTGACTGTATTTGTATTTGTCGACAAAATCCTTCTATTCCTTTtcagttaaattttattcagaGTTCACTCTAAATTAGTTTCTTGTAGTtcacttaattaattaaaataatgtcGATATTACAATATTGTTCATAATAGTGAACAAATTTTGTTGTACATGCACTTATGCAGGTATCACTTGACAGAAGCAACATTGGAAGGTGGCGCCATACCCTTGGTCAAGGCATATGGGATGGATTTGTTTGAGCTTGCTGccaaaaatgatgaaataagTGGCAAATTCAACAATACAATGGGCAACCAGACTGCCATAATCATGAAAAAAGTTCTGGAAATATATAAGGGGTTTGAAGGCATAAACCAACTTGTAGATGTGGGAGGTGGATTGGGTATAAATCTCAAGCTCATAGTTTCCAAGTATCCACAAATTAAGGGCATTAACTTTGATTTGCCCCATGTTGTTAAAGATGCACCCCATTTCTTAGGTAATCAATTCAATAGATAATTTTCCTGTCTTGCTATTGTTCGAAGGTTTTTTTGGCACAGAAAATCTAGAAGAGAACAAATAGTGTTCTCTGCTCtcaatgtaatttaatttgttcttCAAACTTACCCCAACTTTGGCTGATTggagaaataatttttcatttgtccttttttattttaggtgTTGACCATGTCGGAGGAGATATGTTTATCGAAGTTCCTCAAGGAGAAGTTATTTTCATGAAGGTTAGTATATGTGTGTGCATACACCACACCTATACACACGCGAAAGATATGTAGTTCAATATATATTCATTGATTACATACTTTcaatcattaaatttaatttttatttaatctaaaaagtaattttaacTTGAAATTTTGTAGTGGATACTTCACGATTGGGGCGATGATCGAtgcttgaagttattgaaaaattgctACAATGCTTTGCCAAAGTTTGGTAAAGTGGTAGTGGTGGAATTAGTTGTGCCAGAGTCCCCCATGACCGACATTGTGACCAAGAATACCTTAACACTTGACGCAGGCTTGTTTATCGTTGTCCCTGGTGCAAAAGAGAGGACAAAGGAAGAGTACGAGGCATTGGCAAAAAAAGCTGGATTCTCAACTTTTAGACTTGTTTGTCGTGCTTATAGCTATTGGGTGATGGAATTCCACAAAAGTATTATTGTCTGATTTGTAACGATTATTAGTTGAGATTTATGATGTGATAATATGAAGTATaagttttaacttttttaatataacatgattttaaataatatgaaaggATCGATGAATCCTTAACTATCTCATAATCTTATtgtattaatttcaaaatttatcacAATGattgaaattatataaattctCATACTCTATGAATAATTGAGATTACAGAATTATATACAATTACTAtaagtgaaatgaaattaattaagaatgGTCACTTtcatttatctttaatttttaattaaaaaagcaATTAGTAAGGATATAAGataaatttttgataaatattttagattcgaattataatattttctctGATATTAAAAATGCAAGAATCACATAAAGGGGAAGAAAAGTGGGTGGTGTCATTGCGATGCGCTATTGCAAGTTTGCGTGGGTTCTTTGCTTCAATGGTTTTGAAGTTTGAAAGGCAAATCTCAGGCCCTGTTTTAAGGGCAAATCCAATTAACTGTTCTGGCCCATTGCAACGAATTAGCCATCTAAGGATAATAGAACTCTTAAAACATGGGCTTTTTGTTCCGAATTCTTGCTGTGGAagggttttctttttaaaaattaaaattggcCCAAAGTTGGGTGCAAtattagagtttttttttttaaaaaaggtaATCACTTTTTGGttacataattattaaatcGAAATACATATTgtgtattaatattttattttttaatatcaagTATTATATCATAagatataaaaacaaattttaaaattaattataaataacatttatatatgtaaaaaaattgaaaaatgttatatttttaatagaattaaagattttaggatgtaaattgaaaagataattagtttttgaatttaaacttttaacaTATTCTTTAATAATATAgatctttaaataaaatatatacttttttatattaatttattaattaaaaataaaaatatttattatgttaaaattaaaagggaatttgattttttagtattttttgtttaaaatctaatgattgaaattcataaaatataatttttcatgtttcaactttaaaaaaataataaaaataaaagttttaataattaattaaaattaaaattataacaaagtATATAGATTGTATTGTACGATATGTCTCCATATCATAAAATACGTATTACGTATTGTATGATACACTTTCGATacttaatcaaataagatacaattataaatatgtattatTTACGTATCgtatgataatgataattataattgGTCATAAATATATGACATATTAATCGTGTAGATTTGCtgcaatcaaatatttttgtttagtaTTGAAAAAGTTGGCTCAATCACTAACTTTCACTTGATGTGAGAGGTTCTTATAATACACACAATCCTAGTAATTGTTGCTAATCAAAGGAAACAAAAGAGCAAATCTCgctagttttcaaaataacaAAGAATTAGGAAACAAAGGAGAGAATCTCGGTAGTTTCCAATACGCCCCCTTAAGTTGGAGCATGGAGATTTTGAATGCCCAACTTGCTAACCAAAAACTAAAATTGTTGTTTTCCCAATGCCTTGGTGAAAAGATCAGTTGATTGATTGTGAGAGGCAATGTAGCGACTAACAATTAAACCTCGCTGAATACAATCACGAACAAAATGACAGTCAATTTCATTGTGCTTGATAAGATCACTACcggaagataaaaatattcctTTGCTTGGAGCAAGTTTAAGATATCTCAAGATCTGTAGAGCAGCTTGCCAATGCCCTTGACGAGGTTGGTGCATGAATTGAGATAAAATATGAATTGAATAGCAAATATCAGGCCTAGTGATTgtcaaataaatcaatctcCCAATTAATCGACTATAAAAACTAGGATCATCAAGTAAGTCGCTATCATCCAAAGCTAACTTATGATTTTGTTCAATGGGAAAGTGTACTAGCTTGGAAGCAAGCATACCTGCTTCTCGTAAAATGTCCAACGTATATGTTCGTTGAGACAATGCAATACCGCCACGACAACGACCGACCTCCAAtccaagaaaatatttatggtTACCAAGATCTTTGATGGGAAACCAAGCCGTCAAATATTGCTTGAGAGCTTTTGTATGTGAGATGTCACTGGTGGCAATAATGACATCATTTACATAAACAAGAATGGCAGTGAATGAAGTGCCCTTATGATGTAAAAATAGAGAAGTATCAGCTTTGTATTGAGTAAAACCAAACCGCAGAATGGCAGTAGAAAATTTGGCAAAGCATTGTCTAGATGCCCGCTTTAAACCATACAGAGACTTGCGAAGCCAACAAACACGATCATCACTTGTAGATAAATAACCAGAGGGACGCTTCATGTACACTTCTTCATTTAAGTCACCATGGATGAATGCATTGTGGACATCAAATTGATGAAGAACCCAATGTTTAGCAGCTGCAGCTGCTAAAAGAGATCGGACGGTGGTAAGTTTAGCAACTGGTGCGAAAGTCTCAGTGCAATCTAATTCTTCCACCTAAGAATATCCCTTAGCCACAAGATGTGCCTTGTAGCGTTCAATTGTCCCATCAGATTGATATTTAATCTTATATTCCCTTTTACATCCTATAGCTTTCTTTGCTGGAGGTAATTTTTGTAGTGTccatgtttgatttttttcaagttCATGTTGCATTGCTGCTTGCCATCGAATATCTTTAATAGCCCGTTTATAAGATATAGGCTCATCATGTTGAGTGATGGCCGTAAGAAAACAAGTGTGGGAGGGAGTGAATTTAAAGTGGGAAACAAAATGGGATAAGGGGTAAAGAGTACCTGAGGAAGCTGCCTTGGTGTTGGTGTAGGATAGACTTCTATTATTTCCTGGAAGATCAACATGAAAATCATTGAAATGAGCTGGAAACGTTTTGATGCGGATTGGGCGAGATGAGCAGTTTTGAATTTGTTGTGTTGGATTATTTACGGGTTCTACAGTCTCGGAAGGTTCAGGTTAAGGTACATTATGGATGCTAAAGAGTTCAAGTCTATTTTCGATACTTGAAGGTGAATTTAGAGGCGGAGAGCTATTCTTATCATTTTGTATTTCTTGGTCCATGATGGGTAAGGGAATAGGCGTGGCAGTGAAAGGTTCTTAAACTGGCACAATTTGCATTTGATTATGGAATGGAAAAATATTTCCATGGAACACAACATCACGAGAGACAAAGATTTGATGGGTTTTCAAATCATAGACTTTATACCCCTTTTTACCATAAGGATAACCAACAAAGTTGCAAGCGGTAGCATGCTCATGAAATTTATCTCTAGACTTGGGAATGACAGAGGCATAACAAAGACATCCAAGGATACGAAGATGAAAATAATCAggtttttgagaaaataagATCTCATACGGGGCTCTTTCCAAATAAAAGTGCAGTGGGAGCATAGTTAATTAAGTAAGCTACTATCAAGATACATTCTCCCCAAAATTTAATGGGTAAACCTGCTTGAAATCTCAAGGCTCTAGCCACTATAAGAAGATGCCTATGTTTACGCTCTATTACCCTATTTTGTTGAGGCATGGAGACACAAGAAAATTGACTTAAGAATCCCATTTTGTTGACAGAATTGTTGGAATTGATGATTGGTGAATTCAGTCCCATAATCACTACAATTTGTTTCATAGGGCAACCAAATTGTCTTTGTACCATGGCAATGAAAGatgttaacaaaaaaatagacCTTAGTCTTGGTCTTCATCAAATAAAACCATGTAGTCCTAGTAAAATCATCAacaatgcttaagaaataatGGGCACCTAATAATGAaaaggtatgatatggaccCCAAACATCACAATGAATTAATTCAAAAGCATTttgagttttaataaaaaaagtaggAAAAGACTAACGAGCTTATTTGGCTTGATGGCAAGCATCACAACACTTATTGATGGTTTTCACAAATTGaagatttaaattatcaattacagacaatttatcaaaaaacaATGACCAAGTCGTTGATGCCATAAGACAAACCCAGTGTCACAGGTAGAGGTTGCTGAAGCCACAAGAATGGTGATTTCttggaaataataaaaaccaTCTTTAAGTTCACCCATGCCAATCAGCTTCCTCGTTGCTAGGTCCTGTAAAGCACAAAATGAGAGGAAAAAATGAGCTGCATAGTTCTAGGTTTTGGTTAATTTActtatggaaataagattgcAAGCAAAGGAAGGTATATAAAGAACATGGCTTAGTTTAATAAGAGGATTAAAAATCACATCTCCATATGACTTGGCTGAAACAAAAGAACCATTTGGAATTTTGACAGGAGAATCAAATGGAATATTTCTTTCATTGGTCATGATACTCTTTTGCTAAGTCATGTAATCTAAAGCACCTGAATCAAGAATCCATTCAATTTTGTCATTGGACAAAGCGATAACCTTACCAGCAAAATTAGCCATAGGATTTATGCTATGGGCTTTCTCAAGATTAAGCAATGATATGAGTTGTGTGTACTATTCCTTGAAGAGACCATTGATTGGCGACCCAGTAGAATTCTTTGTTGTCTCCATGATTTTTGTATTGTTTGCTGATTTTCCACGAACTAATTTAGATTTGTTCTTCTCCCCCCAGTTTGGATATCCATGTAATTCAAAACATGTTTCCCTCGTGTGTCTATTTTTCTTGCAATAGTCACAATACAACATTGAGGTATCTCGGATTCTTGCCATAACACAAGTACTGGCAGATTTAGTATTACTTTTAGAGACAACAAAAGCAGCACCTTCTACAGAAGTTGTTCCTCTCGACGCAGCAACTTGTTGCTACCTTTCTTCTTGTGCGACAAGATCATATACTTGCGATAAGGAAGGTAACAGATCTGTGTTCAAAATTTACGATCGCATTACACcatatttttcatgtaatcCCATCAAGAATTGGtgaactttctttttctctttttccgcCGCAAGAGCTTTGGCAGCTCCACATGTTCATGATGGGATTTGGGAATAAGTGTTGTACTCATCCCAAAATCGTTTCAACTTTGTGTAATACACAACCACTGATAAATCTTTATGCTGTGTGTTCACAATATCCATTTTCAATTGATGCACACGGGGTGCATTCCCTTGAGGAAAGCATTCCTCCAAGTCGATCCACATCTCTCTTGCAGTATCCAAATATGCCACATTGTCATGAAGAGATGGATGAAGAGAATTGAATATCCATGAAATAACCATGGAATTACTTTTTATCCAGGCTACCGCATCTGGTGAATCAGATGAGGGACAAATGAGGGTTTCATCCACAAaaccaaatttatttttggtcaATAATGCATTTGTCATCGCTCTACGCCATGTTGCATAATTTTCCTCTTTGAAAAGGCAGGAAATTAAGGGTATGCTCAGGTTATCAAATGGATGTAGTGCATATGGagataaaaaatcatattgattgatgatttgggtatttatatatacagaGTCATTGCTCTTTGCTTGGGCCATCGTGATGATAAGAGAGCAGACCATAGTACTCCTACTCTGATACCATGAAAAAGTTGGCTCAATCACTAACAATACCAAAATACTTGCTTTTTTCGACGAAATTTTCTGTTGGAAAAAgccaaaatttcatttgaaatACGGTGTTTCGAcgaatttccaacgaaatttttcgtTGATAAAAACCTCGTCGGTAATACTTTCAGTTGGAAATCCGTCGAAAATTTTCgacaaaaaatttcattggaaaaaGTAGCTAATTCGTGAGCTCCCCCACAAGAATTTTTGTCAGAAATACTTTCCCAACAGAATTTCCGTCGAAAATACTTTCCCAACGGAATTctgttaaaaatttccaaaagAATTTTCGTCAAAAATTCGTTTTTGACGaaatttcgttgaaaattgCTAACGGAATTTTCCGTTGGAAcattatttttgatgaatatTTTGTTGGAAAAGTAATTTCGACGGATAATTCCGTTGAAAATGCATTTCCGACGGATAATtccgttgaaaattttcaacagaaaattccgttggaaatgtATTTCCGAAgaaaaattccgttggaaaatatttttcaacgaaaaattccattgaaaatttccaacgaacTTTTTGATCCGAAAGGcatttccaacagaattttctgttacaaattttcaattgCATGATATATTAGTAATGCTTTTCCCAAAAAAATTACCAATAAAAATTTCGATAATAAATTATGAATTGactttcaatatatatataagaaaaacacacattaaaacataaaattcaaagtGAAATTCgtacaattaaaatttaccaTAAAcacacaaaatataaaaatgtcaAACACATAACctaaattagttattaaatACCTACAGTAAAAAGTATTTAAgactagaaatgaaaaagagacaTCATATAATGAAATGTTGCCTTCTTACTTATCAAGATTCGAACTTGAAGTACCTgcatttctttgttttgaaaatgcaTTGGTCACAATCATTGTTTCCATCCGTGCCAACAAAATAACAATACCAACagagaaacaaaataacaatcaAGCATTCGTTACCACTAGAGAAACTCCACAGAGAAATCATTGAGCTAGAAAAGCAACTTTATGCTAAACAAGCATTGAAGATGGAGAGACAGTGCATGAAAAATGCTTTGCAAGTAATGCAGCACATGGAAGGGGAGGAAGATGAAAAATTGTCTACCTTCAAGATTGAGTTTGGTGATTAAATATACACTTCCGTGACCACGGCTTTTGCGCAGATGAATGAGGACAAAAATGAATGGTAGCTACTAGGGCCCGGGAATGAAGGGAGGATGGCAACATTGGCGTAGTTAGTTCTAAACATAATGTGACTGAATGTGCTTACGCTTTATTTCTTCTACAATTTTTGTGTAATCATATTTAAGGATTCATTACCAACAGTAAGATAAAAGGAATAAATGCTATTGAATTGCTAGATTAATTGTTACAAGAAAAAGCCAACTTGCACTCTAACATTTATCTCATTGATTGATGCATAACCCCTACCTAAAGAGCAAAGGTCGAATCCTCCCTCCtccaattaataaaaaaaaaaaaaaacccaatttgaaattttacatatttatcaaaataaaatatactcCATTAATTCTTAAAATAATCTACTTCAAGGAATCCTTTTAAATCAcagagacaaaaaaaattcttttgacTCTCCTTCAAATCACTTGAATAATAtccttaaattaaaattttcagacACCCTTTTCCactttcaatataataatcagATCAATCCACAAATTCAAGCTCATAAACTGcttccaataaaaaaaatcactgAATCAACCACCACAggcaagaaaaaaaagctactcaatttaatttctaaagcTTCCTAATTTACTCAGAtgaaaagtaatatttttgattgatacaaataaatgataaaagattagctgCTGTTTTTTAAATTAGAAAGCAAATAATAAAAGAGCTGAAAAGGCATATATATGTATCAAGATAGGATATCAATGGATGCAAATCtgtgcaaaagaaaaaaaaagattaatttcGAATCTTTAATTCTACACTCAATAACTCCTATTCAAAGCAACACCTTTTTTAATAAACAAGTACTAAAAATTGTCTTCCAAATTTTAAACGAAGTGAGAGTCCCATATTTCGCACCAGAAACAACTGAAATGAGCAAAATTTTTCAGCACATCAACAGAAGAGCTGATGCgcaaaatttccaaattttccaaATTTGCTAACCGAAACCACCACGATCGTTTGTTTGCTCATCCTGATCGTGTACTCAACAGATCAGATCAGTCCCATAttccaaatttttcaaaacacCACGATCAGGATGAGCAAACAAATCAGTGAGGTCATGCCGGTAGGACTGCATATGTGTTAGAAAGGTCATCCCTCCCTTAGGACACCCTAAATCGGGCAGAACTTCTAATAGGCCGCCCGCAAAGCTGCAACGTGGACTTAAAAAACAGGgcaaataatttaaaattaatgaatgtGAAAAACGAaacaacaaaggaagggaaGTTCCAAGCGGAGCAAAGGGGTAGTCAAAATGGGTACATTCgggaggaaaaaaaaataaaaaataataaaaagaacaaTAACAAAGAACAGAAAGAACAATAACAAAGAGACATAGGGCACATCATTTTATCATCACACCAGCATTATCAAATTCACCACAATAGTTCTAAacccataaaaaaatattctgaaaaaaaaaaaaaagctacagCAAATGAAAGAAGCAAAACGAGCTACCCTTCACACTGATATCACAGCATCTAATCTCTGAACCCCCAAAAAACGGCAGAAGAATGTTTATTTAGCAGCCAAGGGTGAAGAATTGCAGCAACAAGTTTG from Theobroma cacao cultivar B97-61/B2 chromosome 5, Criollo_cocoa_genome_V2, whole genome shotgun sequence carries:
- the LOC108661886 gene encoding caffeic acid 3-O-methyltransferase-like isoform X1; its protein translation is MSSKLDNQNITANEEEEAFHQAMQLAMSTILPMVLKAAIDLDLLEIIAKAGPAGCKLSPIEIASHLPTKNPDASSIIDRILRLLASHSILTCDLATNEDGHVQRLYGLAPVAKYFLHNDDGISLIPTLTTSTDKYLLGAWYHLTEATLEGGAIPLVKAYGMDLFELAAKNDEISGKFNNTMGNQTAIIMKKVLEIYKGFEGINQLVDVGGGLGINLKLIVSKYPQIKGINFDLPHVVKDAPHFLGVDHVGGDMFIEVPQGEVIFMKWILHDWGDDRCLKLLKNCYNALPKFGKVVVVELVVPESPMTDIVTKNTLTLDAGLFIVVPGAKERTKEEYEALAKKAGFSTFRLVCRAYSYWVMEFHKSIIV
- the LOC108661886 gene encoding caffeic acid 3-O-methyltransferase-like isoform X2, with product MSSKLDNQNITANEEEEAFHQAMQLAMSTILPMVLKAAIDLDLLEIIAKAGPAGCKLSPIEIASHLPTKNPDASSIIDRILRLLASHSILTCDLATNEDGHVQRLYGLAPVAKYFLHNDDGISLIPTLTTSTDKYLLGAWYHLTEATLEGGAIPLVKAYGMDLFELAAKNDEISGKFNNTMGNQTAIIMKKVLEIYKGFEGINQLVDVGGGLGINLKLIVSKYPQIKGINFDLPHVVKDAPHFLGVDHVGGDMFIEVPQGEVIFMKLLKNCYNALPKFGKVVVVELVVPESPMTDIVTKNTLTLDAGLFIVVPGAKERTKEEYEALAKKAGFSTFRLVCRAYSYWVMEFHKSIIV